Genomic DNA from Solanum pennellii chromosome 3, SPENNV200:
GGAGATGGAAACTATACATGGTCATTGaacttatcaaaaaataatacgACATTTATCGCTAAGTTATTGGATTCAGGTAATTTCGTCGTTTTAACAGAGAATGAAGAAATTATGGTGTGGCAGAGTTTTGATTATCCAACGGATACTCTGTTACCTGGAATGAAACTTGGGTGGGATTCGAAAACAGGGTTTAATAGGAATATAACATCGTGGAAATCGCCATTTGATCCTTCCAGTGGTAATTATACGTTTAAGCTTGATGTTAATGGTTTGCCTGAAGCTTATTTGACAAATAGAGATAAAGTTTTCTATAGAAGTGGACCTTGGAATGGAGTTGGATTTAGTGGTGTACCAGAAATGAAGCCAACAGATATTATAGTTTTCGAGTTTCAAATGAATAAGGATGAAGTTTACTACACTTTTGAGGTATGTAATGAGTCTGATTCTTGATGGGTGATGTTATGTTGAGTGTCTCTTCACGTGTGAGTGTGATTCTTGATGGGTGACGTTATGTTAGAGTTTCATGTCAGTAGTGGGATGGATTGGGGTAATCTTTCACTTGTTGAAATGAACTTAGGTTCAATGTTTATTtcttaacatggtatcagagtcagACTCGTTTGATCAATTCTTCGTGTATATGATGTTAGTGGGATTAGCGGACTTTTTTGTGTTCTTATAACGGTTTTTGTATAATCTTCACCTTATAACTTTTGGGGTATATATATCTCTTCACGTGTGAGTctgattctttttttaagtaATGAGGAGTAGCGTTATTGAATTTCATGTTAGCAGTGGGATGGGGGCAATCTTCACTTGTTGAAATTAACTTAGGTTCGATGTTTATTTCGATACGAGAGTTTGACTCGTAGGATTAATTCTTCATTTATACGATGTTAGTGGGGATAGTGGACTTTTTGTCTTTTTGCACTATTTTGAGTAATCTTCATCTTATGAGGTAGCTTTTCGGGTTGagttagttttaacatccatttcTTAAATGACAGATGTAtatatgctctgataccattttgtgaAAAcgtatttttacttatttaattatgtttctgaTAGGTGCTTGACAGGAAAATATGTTCGAGATTGTTAGTGAGGCATAACGGTTTTTTAGAGAGGTATACTTGGATTCCGACTAGTAACATTTGGAACAAATTCTGGTACGCCCCGAAGGACCAATGTGATTTTTACGAAGAGTGTGGTGTATCGGGAATTTGTAACGCGAATCTATCGCCTGTATGTAAATGTCTAGTGGGGTACAAGCCAAAAAATCAAGTGGCATGGGATTTAAGAGATGGATCAGATGGATGTGTTAGATATCATGATTTGGATTGTGAAACTGATGTTTTTAACATATTGAAGAACATGAAATTGCCACAAAGTTCAAGTTCATTTGTTGATACTAAGATGAATTTGGAAGAATGTGAAAAAATGTGTAGGTACAACTGTTCATGCACGGCGTACACTACCGCGAACATTACGGGTTCGGGTTCCGGTTGTGTCATTTGGACTAAGGAATTAGTCGATATGCGCCAATATTCGGCAGCAGAAGGTGGACAATTTCTCTACGTTAGAGCTGCTTCTTCTGATGCAGGTACgtttttcattttcatctaaTGTTTGATATTCATTTCGAGActtgattattttgaattgCTATGGAAAATACCTTTTTTGAGGTAAAATAGTATtgcatattcataaatgtgaaaatatgatttaatttcTTGTTTAATCTTAAACCTGAGACCTCTTATTGTAGAGGAAAGAGTACTATCTTATGACTATTCTTATCTTAATTTAGTAGGAGAGAGTTGAGTCGAATTCAATTTAATGGAGTGGTTGGGTGTTGGTAGAGATATATATGGAATTTTTACGTATTTGTTggttgaataataataataataataattccgTCTCATTTTTCATGGAGTTCgaacttcatatttttaattgattaaaaaaaatgattgtcTAGGCAATTTTACCtctttattttagaaatttgaagTAATATAATGAGTTGGACATGTGAAGATCCGCCACGTCACACTAGGTTGTTAGCGCGCCCTTGTTGAGATTTTATGAGATTCTGGAACGATTGTGTAGATGGTGtagttcaatattttattttaggataTTCTGTAGGTGATAGAGTTcgatatttcatttttaggaaATTCTAGAACGATAAATAATggagtttgatattttacttttaGGAGATTATAAAATGATCGTGTAGACGGTAGAATTCGATATTTATAATGAGAAAAAAGATGCCtgttcaaaaaaattttgttattatatatttaatgtgagtaattaatataaaagtaGTTAGGTGCTATACTTTGAAAAAACAAGAAGCTAGTACATATTATCATTAAAATAagcaaattataattaattaaagtccATTGACTCTAGACAAAGACTTGAAAACAGCCaactatatattcatatatattatcctgaaatatattttatttgatatggaGAGAGATAAAACATATTCTTTGTGGTAGGCACGTTTtaattttcacttaattttcctttttttttttttgaattattatgcattgaaaaagaaaaaaaggtaaaccaaaatatatgaaaaatacccTCAAAAGCCCTAAATTAGTTAATCATATGGTTTACCTACTATTaggtgtttgatttttttttcctttttgattaGATTTAGATTGGGATGGTTTATTACTTAGAAAATAAAGCACCTATATCTTAGGCCTctagaattaattattttccattcaaaagaaaattctactaataccaagtttttatcgccccccccccctccttttatttttaacttattagcagttgatataataaaaaaaagtgagtATAAAAGGTACATGCCTatctttattaattagtaataaGTTTGATGTGAACAGTTATAACCTTACAGATTCACGTGAACTTAGTAGCTTGTATTCAAATTCTataaatatactaataataagtTCTCTAAATATTTAGAGGGTCAATTACTGATTTACGTAAATTTAGTAGCTTTTATCTAAATCATCGTTTTCGTCGGGGTGAAGCTATAATAAGTCTGTAGGTAGGTTTTGATAGAACATAGTAGCTTTGATCTATActctatttttgtttaaaaattcaCTAATCATGtataaatgattaattaaaaaCTCAACAagctattttttctaaaatttataattcataaattcaaaACTTTAGCTTCAACTCTTGTCATAAATattagtaaatttcaaatcttaaaatCCGACTCATTATAATTTAATGCTtacctataaaaaaaaaaggtgagaaagggaTTTGAAATTAAAACATAGTCATAAAGTGAACAAAGCGTGTGTTACCTtttctaattttgtattttgtattgcTAACGCAAATTGTTGCGTGacataatgaaaaaatacattaatattttGCTGCTTTTATTGCTATATTTTCATGaggatttcattttttttttaattattaattatttttaaaatcttgaTAATGATGGAAAAACTAAAATTGTTAACAATTGGTCCTAAAAGTTAGGTGTAAGTTCAcacaaaatatttcttttattgaaatgaatgagaaaaaatcaattttttggaCCCACTTTATATTCCAAAATAGTCATTTGGCCGATTATTTTGACTCcgattaattttcaaatttacaaATAGTATGAGTtctacttttaatttttcataaggTTTACTTTCATattgtaaatataaaataaataattttgataaaggACAAAGTCTTTAGGTCATTTGAATGGTAAAcaagttaaaatataaaaatgaaataaatttatttaatataatatgtatTGACTTTACATTGGATAAATTAGGATTAATAATTGTTTTCAATTTCAATCTTAGATTTTCTAAAGAACCTTGGAAGAAATCTCAAGAAAGGGCATTTTGGTCATTTTTCGTATTTTATTCGGAGATTATTATCCACATTAAAGGTCGTTCACAATTACCGTGTAACGATCAGTCTCATAGTCGAACTTTTAAtcatacaaaataatataatctcACATTTCATCTCGAGATTGTTATCTGGTATTCCAAAAATCAAACGACTAtagtaattattaatttatgtaatgtGCACTAATGTTTTCGGATTCATGAGAAAGGAAACTTGACCTTCCGTTCATATGTATTTTTCGTTCAATTCACACCTAGTTCAAGTTACTCAATCgcgataaataaataattttgtgactttactatttttttttaaaaaaaattacaacattGATGGAAGACTcatttttatatgttaattttCAGCAAAAAGTGGAAATGTTGGATCTGAAGATGGTTCTggcaaaacaaaaagaattgcTATGGCTACTGGAATTACAGCTGGTGTTGTTCTTGTTCTAATTGGAATTGTTAGCATATGCTTTTTATCAAAGAGAAAAGAATTATTGGAAAGTccaataagaaaaaaaacagaacaaaGAGGTATGTTATTATAAGCCCATAATTTCGATTTCCTTATGGTattcaatatttacttttaaggcataatacataaaggaTGCACATGTATAGACACATCAACTCGTTTTCACTGTGTCTATATGATCATTTTGTAAGTCGGAATGTACGTTACTCAAAGTTAGAGTGTTCAGTTGTCAGTTGAGGTCAAGTTAAGGTGTCTATAGATGTGCATTCGTATTTCTAACACTATTTTTGAACCAGGCTCTATTGAAAGAAGTCAAGATCTTCTAGTGAACACAGCTATTATTCCAAGTAAGAGAGAAATTTCTGGGGAAACTGTCGCGGACGAGTTTGAATTGCCATTATTTGATCTCAGTACCTTAGCTGTAGCTACTGAAGATTTTTCTGATGCAAATAAGCTAGGCCAGGGTGGTTTTGGTTGCGTTTACAAGGTAAAGACgttaaaaaaagacaaaaacttATGTTGCTTGTATTGGTCAAGAATGTCGTCATATCCATgtcagatcctccaaaaataCTATAATTTGGAGGATGTAACACGGGTACAGTGACATTTTTCGAGGATCATAgcaatacataaaaaattagtcCTTTTTTGCATTTACAAGTTAAAGCTGATCATATATCAGTAAAAAGAACCTATGCTGCTCAGACAGGACAAAAATGTCATTGCATGCACTCGTGTCAGATCCTCCAAAATGCATCATTTTGGATGATTGATCTAACACGGGTGCAATTACATTTTTCGAGGATCTGAGCAATACATGAAAAActagtctttttttttcatttacaatGTGAAGCTCAACTAGATGTGATAAAAGCTTTGTTGTTCAGATTCTACAAAAATGTCATTGCGCCCCTGTCGGATCTGACACGAGGGTAGCAACATTTTTTTAGGATATGagcaacatatgaaaaactagTCCTTTTTGCCTTTACAAGGTAGATTTGAAAACAACCTATGTTGTTCGTATCCTACAAAAATATCATTGCACTCTTGTCGGATCTTCCAAGGAAATGCTtcatttttggaggatctgacACGAGTCTGTGACATTTGGAAAGATGGACTCCGTTTTATTGGAAAGTGTGAAGACATTCAACAAAAgaacatcttttttttaaatcaggGAATAATAGATGAAGGTCAAGAAATAGCAGTGAAAAGGTTGTCAAAGAATTCAGGCCAAGGAATAGAGGAATTCAAGAATGAGCTAAGGTTGATTGCAAGACTTCAACACAGAAACCTCGTTCGTCTTCTTGGATGTTGCATTGAGATGGAAGAGAAAATGTTGATATACGAATACATGGAAAATAAAAGCTTGGATTCAATCTTATTCAGTAAGTCGTTTTTCGTTCATTACATTCTTATGATCAGTAACTATGTTGATTATGTGCTATTGGacttcaaatttaacaaatatacGCGTCTCAGATAAGCATAAAAGCTCGTTGCTAGATTGGCAAAGACGATTCAGCATTATCTGTGGGATTGCCCGGGGGCTTCTGTATCTTCATCAAGATTCAAGATTTCGGATTATCCATCGTGACCTCAAAGCAAGCAACATTCTCCTTGACAAGGAAATGATCCCGAAAATATCAGATTTTGGCATGGCACGGATATTTGGAGGCGATGAGACCGAAGGAAATACAAAGAGAGTAGTTGGAACCTAGTAAGTAGAATTACATCATTCCTTATAAATCATTCATGAAAAACACTTCGAAAAAGTGTTAGTAAATCGACtttgttttttctcttaatGTAGCGGTTACATGTCTCCTGAATACGCGATGGATGGTCTATTCTCTGTTAAATCAGACGTTTTCAGCTTCGGAGTTCTAGTGTTGGAAATTGTAACAGGGAAGAAAAACAGAGGATTTTATTTTCAGAACAATGAAAGAAACCTTCTTGGCCATGTAAGTACACCAACTTAGTCATCATTTCTAACAAAGACGGAACAGAATTTTGAGTTTATGCGTTCTGAATTAGTGGGTTCTCGATAAATTGTTTATGCATATTAAGTagatttcataacataaatcCCCAAGGCTTTTACTAAAGTTGCTACTGAGTTCTGTCGAACCTGTAACTTTCTCTCTAGTCCGTCCCTAAATGTATAATCGCTACGCAGGCGTGGAAACTATGGAGAGAAGGAGGAGCCTCAGAACTACTCGATTCATCAGTTGGTGAATCATTTTCTCCATGTGAAGTAATCAGATGCATACAAGTCGGGTTATTGTGTGTTCAGGAGCAAGCAGAGGATAGACCGAACATGGCAACTGTTGTATTGATGTTAGGAAGTGAAACCGCGACAATGCCTCAGCCTAAACACCCTGGTTTTTGCCTCGGAAGAAGACCTGTTGATGAACACTCGGAAACTATTTACGAAGAAACTTTCACTGTGAATCAAGTTACGATTACCATGCTTGATCCCCGGTAGAGTTAAACGTTCAGACAGATCATAGGCTTGCCCGGTTCTACGTGACAGAATTGAAATCAAGGCAAAATACGCTGATGGGAGTGTGAACATAGAGATTCCACGACAAGAGAATGCAATACATGGGGCTGgcaaaaaatgtatatatagtaCACTAGTGTTTTTTCTCCACCCGACCATATCAGGAGGATCAATAGTGTTTTAACTTACCCTCGTATAGTACGTTAGTACTACAAGTGGTTAACAATTTTTCTCTTTGTACACTTACCTTGACTTGGTTTACAAAAAAAGAATGTTCTTTTTTGGGTAGTTAATTATAGAATTAgtcttctttctcattttatgaAATTGTGAAGTTCCAATATAGATacgtctttttttaaaaaaaaatgatctttttgcTATTGTACATAAACCTTGTTATATGAATAAATAGATTGAAATGTTCCTTTAATATATCTTGATCATAGATTTCAGAGCTAGTATCTATTTGAGGTTCTGCATTTATAGAGTAAATTCAACTCAAAGTTTATTGACCTTCTTtttcgaaaaattatattgtatatatatttcatccaCATTAGTTTGCTTAGGTAAAAAAATGGGCAAACAAACAAGTTTGAACTTTCTACTTCGTAAAGATATGGTATCTGGTCCTAACTCAACCTCAAAAATCAGCTCACAAGGGGAGCTTTGTCCAAGTCCATAGGAGGAGACCAATTTCTCAACTCTCTGCCGGTATGGGACTTATTAACACTCCCCGCACGCCCACACCTTAACCGAGTGGGAACATTTATTTGCTCGTGTTGacaaataactaaaaagaaaatattatctctcaaatatttacatataactTCTCTAAGTATAATCAGTATAATTGTTTTCCTACTAATCCTACACAGTACgaaagtcatttttcttaatttttgggATAAAGCATAAGTATCCCTTGATTATGACTGAAATCTCATAAACACACTTTAACTAAACTTAGTTCTTATTACCCCTGgacttatttttttgtaattttgtacaccttaTGTCTTACTTGCACGCTCCATGACTCCACGCAATtaaggtattagttatgcataACTAAACcatgcataactaatacctgcaaaactaatacctgcataactaaaaCGTGCATAACTatacctgcataactaaaccctgcataGCTAATACCTACATAACGCTAACCAGTAACCAAACAGCCCCTATATGTGTTACTACAAGAAAATCGCTAATTTAGACAGCCAAAATTCGATAGGATATtaacaattttcttaatttttaaaaatcttgttTATCTATAATCTTGTTTATCTAAATAAAATGTTTCCAAAACATCTCAACCAACCAAAcgctaaaaattaaaaaacattttccgAAATTCATAACAACTCACATTGAAAGCCTTTAGGACCCCACGAGTCTCCTACGACAACAATTAATTACCCACACAGAAATCAGACAACCACAATAAATTGCTAATTAAGAACATGTGgtacaaaaaaaaacacttaaattCACTATGTTGAGGGTAGTTGTGCTTCATTAATTACAACtaaccttttttcttttttttacctTTGTAGTACTACTTCAACTAGGCTagtcaaaatattataatcatgGATTTCATGTACTAAAGCTAGTCGTTTGATTCatgatttgaattttatgagTCTGATAGTTATTTGGGTCGATCAATCGAACCATTACTTGTTTTGAACATCATGTGCAAGACAAAATTGTTCATTTTACTAGTAGTATTCATCTTATTTTATGTCCAATTTTGTACTTCCAATGATACAATTTCTTTAAACAAATCTCTAAAAGATGGAGATTTGTTAGTTTCTTCAGGAAAATTATTTGCTCTTGGTTTCTTCAGCCCTGGAAATAATTCCAACAATCGATACGTTGGAATTTGGTACTACAACATCCCTGAACTAACTGTCGTTTGGGTCGCTAATAGAGAGAACCCTGTAAATGACACGTACGGGGTTCTCTCTATCGACCCAACAGGTAATCTTGTAATACTAAATCGAAATACCAAAATATTCTCCTGGAAATTCAATATTTCCTCTGCTCAACTATTGGATTCAGGGAATTTCGTGTTTTTTCATGACACGAAAAAGGAAGTTGTTGTATGGCAAAGCTTTGATTATCCTACAAATACTATACTTCCTGATATGAAATTTGGGAATGACAAAAAAACCGGTTTGAACCGGTCTTTAACGTCGTGGAAATCGGTGAATGATCCTGGTTCAGGGGAGTATGTATACAAGATTGAGATAAATGGACTAGTACCTCAAGTTTTCCTGTATAAAAATTCAAACAGGATATGGCGAACCGGACCCTGGACCGGTCTAGGTTGGAGTGGTGTACCTGGAATGAGGCCTGGATTTATATTCAGCAGCAAATATGTTGACAATGAAAGTGAAGTATCTGTGACATTCACTATGAAGGACTCTGTTATCTCGAGATTAGTATTGAACGAATCGGGGATGATGAGTATATTGAACTGGCAAGAGGGGGTGAACAAATGGGTACAATTTTGGTCCGCGCCTGAAGACTCGTGTGATGACTATGTACATTGTGGAAAATTTAGTACTTGCAACTTGTACCACTTGGGTGAATTCGAATGTAAGTGTCTTGTTGGGTACGAGCCGAGGGAAAACCGGTCATGGTACTTGAGAGACGGTTCACAAGGGTGCTTGAGGTTGAAAGACGAGAACGTGTGCAGAAATGACGAGGTGTTTGCTAAATTGAGTAATGTGAAGGTTCCAGACACTTACAATGCGCGATTGAATATGAGTATCGGGTTGCAAGAATGTGAGAAATTGTGTTTGCGTAATTGTTCTTGCTCTGCTTATGCAAGTGCTAATGTTAGTATTGGGGGAATTGGATGCATCACTTGGTATGGTGACTTGATAGACACAAGGGAGTTTACAGATGGAGGACAAGATTTGTATATCAGAGTATCTGCATCTACTTTGGGTAAAATTTATATCGAGTTAATAACGTGTGATCATCCTGTCTAAGAAGTACTTAAGCGGTTAGAAAGattaatacttttatttattcaattatgtTCTTGTATCTCCCtgagccgagggtctatcagaaacaatCTCTCTACCCTCCTCACAAGGTAGAGGTAAGGTCTACGTACACTCTACCCCCTTAGATCCCACCTGTATTGGgtgttgttctttttttgttgttgtaataCATCCTTTCGTGTGTGAGAACGACTATTGTCTGCTCCGATACTAAGCTTAAGTACATATTAGTGTATGTTTTCTCTAACAGGTTGAGTTTTTAGATAAGATGGTCATACACGTCAACCAGTTAATGTTTTATGGTATTGTGTTAcaaaaagttttacatttttgttCTTTCAGCTCAATTCTCGAAGAACAACAGTGGTTATAACATGAAAAGAACCATAGCAATTATGACAATCTTCATTGCTGCAATACTCATCGCGCTCTCGTTTGCTTGTTGTTTGGTAataaggaaaaggaaaagaggTAAAGGGTACCCCTTAATTTCTTCGTTTGTTTACTTCTTTACTGAACCCCCTTAGTAAAAACTTGGCTCCGTGTCTGAGTTACTTAATGTACAGATAAGGAGGACCAATTCACCAGTTTGAACACTTTGACAAAGAATTTAGCATCCTATGAGAACTCTTCAAGAGGTAATGAGATGGATGGAAGTGAACAAGTCGATGTGTTAATCTTCGATCTAAGCACTATCATTTCTTCCACTGATGATTTCTCTGATGCAAACAAACTCGGCGAAGGAGGCTTTGGTAGCGTTTACAAGGTACCTACTGACTTCTTACTCATTTGTTGCGCCAATTAGCTTACATTTTGATTTCAGGGTCAGCTAAGCAACGGCCAAGAGATAGCAGTCAAAAGACTTTCGAAAAACTCAGGGCAAGGAGTGGAGGAATTCAAGAATGAAGTAACGTTAATCGCGAGAGTACAACACAGGAATCTTGTGAGGCTTTTAGGATGTTGTGTACAAAGAGGAGAGAAAATGTTGATCTATGAATACTTGTCAAACAAAGGCTTAGACAGTTTTATCTTTGGTACATACATACATTTCCAGAtagtgtaaaaaatatttaaaaaataggcATGTTACTGATGGATTGCTAAATTATGCATTTCGAATCGTGTATTGCAGATAAGACTAAAGGGTCACTGTTAGATTGGAGAAAACGATTTGAAATCATCGTTGGAATAGCACGAGGATTGTCATACCTTCACCACGACTCACGAGTACGAATCATACACAGGGATCTAAAAGCCAGCAATGTTTTACTAGATG
This window encodes:
- the LOC114076465 gene encoding G-type lectin S-receptor-like serine/threonine-protein kinase At1g11410 produces the protein MCKTKLFILLVVFILFYVQFCTSNDTISLNKSLKDGDLLVSSGKLFALGFFSPGNNSNNRYVGIWYYNIPELTVVWVANRENPVNDTYGVLSIDPTGNLVILNRNTKIFSWKFNISSAQLLDSGNFVFFHDTKKEVVVWQSFDYPTNTILPDMKFGNDKKTGLNRSLTSWKSVNDPGSGEYVYKIEINGLVPQVFLYKNSNRIWRTGPWTGLGWSGVPGMRPGFIFSSKYVDNESEVSVTFTMKDSVISRLVLNESGMMSILNWQEGVNKWVQFWSAPEDSCDDYVHCGKFSTCNLYHLGEFECKCLVGYEPRENRSWYLRDGSQGCLRLKDENVCRNDEVFAKLSNVKVPDTYNARLNMSIGLQECEKLCLRNCSCSAYASANVSIGGIGCITWYGDLIDTREFTDGGQDLYIRVSASTLAQFSKNNSGYNMKRTIAIMTIFIAAILIALSFACCLVIRKRKRDKEDQFTSLNTLTKNLASYENSSRGNEMDGSEQVDVLIFDLSTIISSTDDFSDANKLGEGGFGSVYKGQLSNGQEIAVKRLSKNSGQGVEEFKNEVTLIARVQHRNLVRLLGCCVQRGEKMLIYEYLSNKGLDSFIFDKTKGSLLDWRKRFEIIVGIARGLSYLHHDSRVRIIHRDLKASNVLLDASMHPKISDFGTARIFGGDQIEANTNRVVGTYGYMSPEYAMEGHFSVKSDVFSFGVLLLEIITGRKNTTHNQDHSLNLVGNVWNSWNDDKAIDVVDPLLGDLYESSEVLRCIQIGLLCVQSYANERPMMSQVVFMLCNDTKLSNPGQPGFVYKSRNSSSLPYSSSASIGNSVNDISITAQHAR
- the LOC107013090 gene encoding receptor-like serine/threonine-protein kinase SD1-8 translates to MTNINTKKHIFHLRSSFYFFLISQIVATVATTDNTITITNPLTISKTLVSQQKKFELGFFTPGGPNSDKWYVGIWYKEIKETTIVWVANRENPVINSSSSPVLKITEDGRLVIDDGDGNYTWSLNLSKNNTTFIAKLLDSGNFVVLTENEEIMVWQSFDYPTDTLLPGMKLGWDSKTGFNRNITSWKSPFDPSSGNYTFKLDVNGLPEAYLTNRDKVFYRSGPWNGVGFSGVPEMKPTDIIVFEFQMNKDEVYYTFEVLDRKICSRLLVRHNGFLERYTWIPTSNIWNKFWYAPKDQCDFYEECGVSGICNANLSPVCKCLVGYKPKNQVAWDLRDGSDGCVRYHDLDCETDVFNILKNMKLPQSSSSFVDTKMNLEECEKMCRYNCSCTAYTTANITGSGSGCVIWTKELVDMRQYSAAEGGQFLYVRAASSDAAKSGNVGSEDGSGKTKRIAMATGITAGVVLVLIGIVSICFLSKRKELLESPIRKKTEQRGSIERSQDLLVNTAIIPSKREISGETVADEFELPLFDLSTLAVATEDFSDANKLGQGGFGCVYKGIIDEGQEIAVKRLSKNSGQGIEEFKNELRLIARLQHRNLVRLLGCCIEMEEKMLIYEYMENKSLDSILFNKHKSSLLDWQRRFSIICGIARGLLYLHQDSRFRIIHRDLKASNILLDKEMIPKISDFGMARIFGGDETEGNTKRVVGTYGYMSPEYAMDGLFSVKSDVFSFGVLVLEIVTGKKNRGFYFQNNERNLLGHAWKLWREGGASELLDSSVGESFSPCEVIRCIQVGLLCVQEQAEDRPNMATVVLMLGSETATMPQPKHPGFCLGRRPVDEHSETIYEETFTVNQVTITMLDPR